AAGCTCCCGCCCTTAAAACAGGGGCGAGAGCTGGTTGCTTCGCGGTACCACCCTGATTCCGACCGGATAATGCTGCCTCCAGTCGCTTCATTCGCCATTACGCGGCGCCACGGCAACGGCTGGCGGATCAGCTACGCGGCTGATGCGGTTCACCGTCACGGCTCCAAGGCGAGTTCGGCGTCGTCCTGTACTGGCTTGCAGCAACCGCCAGCTCTCTGAAACAGTCCAGAGCGCCTACTACTCCTCTTCACAGCCTTTTCGTCTATCTGTTGTTCTGGCACCAATACCCCAGCCCGAGCGACAAGTCAACGTCTGCCGCACCGATCAACCACAACGGACGACATTTTTTCAGCCCGGACAAACCCGGTTCGCGGCCACTAAACCCGATTCTGCCGGTATCGGCGCACATAGTTCATCAACGCCACCACCGGGGTAAACAGGATGTAGCTGATAAACATCAGAAACAGCATTTCCTCTGGCTGGGCGACAATCACGATAATCATCACAATGGCCAGCACCAGAATACCGAAGGGGCGCCGTTGCAGCAGTTCAGGATCCTTAAAAGAATAATAGGGCACGTTGCTGACCATCAAGGCCGCCAAGCCATAGATCAGCACCAGCACCGAAACCATGCGGATGGTACCGGTTCCGCCGAGGGAATAAAACAGCAGAACACAACAGGCCACCATGCAGGCTGCTGCCGGAATGGGCAAGCCGACAAAGTGCTTCGATTCCACAGTCGCCACCTGAACATTAAAGCGAGCCAGTCGCAAAGCACCACAGACCACATAGAGGAAAGCAGCCAGCCATCCCAGCCGGCCAAAGGGCTGCAACGCCCAGGAATACATCAGAATGGCTGGCGCCACACCGAAGGCCACCAGATCGGACAGCGAATCGTATTCCACGCCGAACTGACTGGTGGTGCCGGTCAGACGCGCCACCTTGCCGTCAAGGGTGTCAAAAACCGCCGACAGCAAAATAAACCAGGCGGCCACGTCAAAACGGTCGTTCATACTGGCAACCATGCCGTAGAAGCCGGCAAACAGGCTGCCCGTAGTGACCAGGTTGGGCAACACATAGACGCCACGGCGCAGGCCCTCACGCCGCGATTCAGTGCCTGAATTCATGACATCTGTCCCACTATCGTTTCACCACCAACACAGCGGTCCCCCAGGCTGACCTGCAAACGCACATCAGCAGGCATGTACAGATCCACCCGCGAACCGAACCGGATCAGGCCGTAACGCTGGCCACGCTGCAGCAGATCACCCACCACCGGATAGGTAACAATACGACGAGCAATCAGCCCGGCAATCTGCACCACCAGAAAACGCTGACCGGATGCAGTTTCCAGCACCATGCCAGCCTGCTCATTCTCGAGGCTGGCCTTATCCAACGCCGCATTAAGAAACTTTCCTTTATTGTAGAATTGATCCTTCACCGCACCACTGACCGGCACCCGGTTAACGTGCACATTAAATACCGACATGAAGATACTGACCTTACACATCGGCTGATGTAAAAAGCGTTCTTCCTGCACGGTTCCAACGAACACCACCTTGCCGTCCGCCGGGGCCACCACCAGATTCTCGTCCACGGGGATGGTACGATCGGGATTGCGAAAGAAATACACTGTGAACAGGGTCAAAAGCAGCAACAGTACCGCCAGAAAACTCCAGTCCAGCAAAGCGAACACCAGGGTAAGAAAGGCAAATATACCGATAAAGGGGTAGCCCTCAATGGCAACGGGCTGATTCTGATTGCGCATGGTATCCCTCGTCTGCTTCATAAAATTCCACAAAAAAACCGGCGCCTGCTGGCGCCGGCAGGATCAATCGGCCGAGCGCCAACCCTTCGATCCGCGACCAAGCACGATAGGGCCCGAGCGCACCAGCTCCTTGATGCCCAGCGGCCGCAGCAGTTCGATCATGGCATCGATCTTATCCGGCGCACCGGTCACCTCAACAGAAAAGGAGCGCGGCGTGACATCGACCACCTTGCCGCGGAAGATGTCGACGATGCGCAGCACTTCCGCACGCGTCGTCGCTTCTGTACTGACCTTGATCATGGCCATCTCGCGCTCGACAAAAGCCTGGTCGGTAAAGTCAATCACCTTGATGACATCGACCAGCTTGTTGAGCTGCTTGGTGATCTGTTCCAGCACCTGATCATCACCACTGGTAACGATTGTCATGCGGGAAATCGTGGTGTCAAGGGTCGGCGCTACCGACAGGCTTTCAATATTGAAGCCGCGACCGGAAAACAGTCCGGCCACCCGCGGCAGCACGCCAAATTCGTTCTCCACCAGAACGGTAATGGTATGTTTCATCGTTTTGTTCTCTCCTGTGGTCACCAGGGCGGCGCGGCGCGCCCGTCCCTGACGCCATTGCTGTCGGTCCAACCGGCGTTGCCGGTTACCTGCACGTTTCTATCAGGAAGCCAGCACCATCTCGTTCAGACCCGCCCCCGCCGGCACCATCGGCAACACATTTTCCTCACGGGCGATCTTGAACTCCATAATCACCGGCCCCGGTGTCGCCAGTCCCTGGCGGATAACCTCCTCCACCTCGTCGGGATGCGTCGCCTGGAAACCCTTGGCACCATAGGCC
This genomic interval from Desulfuromonas thiophila contains the following:
- the pssA gene encoding CDP-diacylglycerol--serine O-phosphatidyltransferase, translated to MNSGTESRREGLRRGVYVLPNLVTTGSLFAGFYGMVASMNDRFDVAAWFILLSAVFDTLDGKVARLTGTTSQFGVEYDSLSDLVAFGVAPAILMYSWALQPFGRLGWLAAFLYVVCGALRLARFNVQVATVESKHFVGLPIPAAACMVACCVLLFYSLGGTGTIRMVSVLVLIYGLAALMVSNVPYYSFKDPELLQRRPFGILVLAIVMIIVIVAQPEEMLFLMFISYILFTPVVALMNYVRRYRQNRV
- a CDS encoding phosphatidylserine decarboxylase family protein, which produces MRNQNQPVAIEGYPFIGIFAFLTLVFALLDWSFLAVLLLLLTLFTVYFFRNPDRTIPVDENLVVAPADGKVVFVGTVQEERFLHQPMCKVSIFMSVFNVHVNRVPVSGAVKDQFYNKGKFLNAALDKASLENEQAGMVLETASGQRFLVVQIAGLIARRIVTYPVVGDLLQRGQRYGLIRFGSRVDLYMPADVRLQVSLGDRCVGGETIVGQMS
- the ilvN gene encoding acetolactate synthase small subunit, whose product is MKHTITVLVENEFGVLPRVAGLFSGRGFNIESLSVAPTLDTTISRMTIVTSGDDQVLEQITKQLNKLVDVIKVIDFTDQAFVEREMAMIKVSTEATTRAEVLRIVDIFRGKVVDVTPRSFSVEVTGAPDKIDAMIELLRPLGIKELVRSGPIVLGRGSKGWRSAD